In Deltaproteobacteria bacterium, the following are encoded in one genomic region:
- the trpE gene encoding anthranilate synthase component I, whose product MVVPDRERFREAARRGNLIPVYREILADGDTPVSAYAKLGAGDYSFLLESVVGGQKWAAYSFIGVEPRAVLRCGGGRAHVHWRDVDGAGEARTASWDAPDPTAALREVMAEWRPVATAGLPRFWGGAVGWIGYDCVRAFEALPAATDDDLGLPELCVVLTDTVVIFDNLRQTVKVVATPYVPRPELADRAYDGARARIDAVVARLRGPAAELRPLDPPPPAERALRWGGIAEPRSSFPRAAFCDAVDRAREYILAGDAFQVVLSQRFEVPQADVDPLDLYRALRVVNPSPYMFHLQFPEARVTGASPETLVRCEAGRVELRPIAGTRPRGDTPERDAELADELRADPKECAEHLMLIDLGRNDLGRVCDTGSVAVTEQMAIERYSHVMHMVSNVVGRLRPGLGWYDVLRAAFPAGTLSGAPKVRAMEIIEELEPLRRGIYGGAVGYVSYAGNLDLAIAIRTLVATGGSIYVQAGAGVVYDSEPEREYEETVAKARAVLRAVALARGEPADEGA is encoded by the coding sequence ATGGTCGTGCCCGATCGCGAGCGATTCCGTGAGGCTGCGCGCCGCGGCAACCTGATCCCCGTCTACCGCGAGATCCTGGCCGACGGCGACACGCCGGTGTCCGCCTACGCCAAGCTCGGCGCGGGCGACTACAGCTTCTTGCTCGAGTCGGTGGTCGGCGGGCAGAAGTGGGCGGCCTACTCGTTCATCGGCGTCGAGCCGCGCGCCGTGCTGCGCTGCGGCGGCGGGCGCGCGCACGTCCACTGGCGCGACGTCGACGGCGCCGGCGAGGCGCGCACGGCGTCGTGGGACGCGCCCGATCCGACGGCGGCGCTGCGCGAGGTCATGGCGGAGTGGCGACCGGTGGCGACCGCCGGGCTGCCGCGGTTCTGGGGCGGCGCGGTCGGCTGGATCGGCTACGACTGCGTGCGCGCGTTCGAGGCGCTGCCGGCGGCGACCGACGACGACCTCGGCCTGCCCGAGCTGTGCGTCGTGCTCACCGACACGGTCGTCATCTTCGACAACCTGCGCCAGACCGTGAAGGTGGTCGCGACGCCCTACGTACCGCGCCCGGAGCTGGCCGATCGCGCGTACGACGGCGCGCGCGCGCGCATCGACGCGGTCGTCGCGCGCCTGCGCGGGCCGGCGGCCGAACTGCGCCCGCTCGACCCGCCGCCGCCGGCCGAGCGGGCGCTCCGGTGGGGCGGTATCGCCGAACCGCGGTCCTCGTTTCCGCGGGCGGCGTTCTGCGACGCGGTCGACCGCGCGCGCGAATACATCCTCGCGGGAGACGCGTTTCAGGTGGTGCTGTCGCAACGCTTCGAGGTGCCGCAGGCGGACGTCGACCCGCTCGATCTGTACCGCGCGCTGCGCGTGGTCAATCCGTCGCCGTACATGTTCCACCTGCAATTTCCCGAGGCGCGCGTCACCGGCGCGTCGCCCGAGACGCTGGTGCGCTGCGAGGCCGGGCGCGTCGAGCTGCGGCCGATCGCCGGCACGCGGCCGCGCGGCGACACGCCGGAGCGAGACGCGGAGCTGGCCGACGAGCTGCGCGCCGACCCGAAGGAGTGCGCCGAGCACCTGATGTTGATCGACCTGGGCCGCAACGACCTGGGGCGGGTGTGCGACACCGGCTCGGTCGCCGTCACCGAGCAGATGGCGATTGAGCGCTACTCGCACGTCATGCACATGGTGTCCAACGTGGTCGGCCGGCTGCGTCCCGGGCTCGGCTGGTACGACGTCCTGCGCGCGGCGTTTCCCGCGGGCACCCTCAGCGGTGCGCCGAAGGTGCGCGCGATGGAGATCATCGAGGAACTCGAGCCGCTGCGGCGCGGCATCTACGGCGGCGCCGTCGGCTACGTGTCGTACGCCGGCAACCTCGACCTCGCGATCGCGATCCGCACGCTGGTGGCCACCGGCGGTTCGATCTACGTGCAGGCGGGCGCCGGCGTCGTGTACGACTCGGAGCCGGAGCGCGAATACGAGGAGACGGTCGCCAAGGCGCGGGCGGTGCTGCGCGCCGTGGCGCTCGCGCGCGGCGAGCCCGCCGATGAGGGGGCGTGA